In bacterium, the following proteins share a genomic window:
- a CDS encoding IS481 family transposase, whose protein sequence is MQIKLHKNATTTLAIRRVIKESPLSAYALAKKYGLSQTTIHRWKNAPNLEDKSSRPHKLN, encoded by the coding sequence ATGCAGATAAAATTACATAAGAATGCAACCACAACATTAGCGATAAGAAGGGTTATCAAAGAAAGCCCTCTTTCTGCTTATGCTCTTGCTAAGAAATATGGCCTTTCTCAGACTACAATTCACAGATGGAAAAATGCTCCTAACCTTGAAGATAAATCCTCTCGTCCTCATAAGCTTAAT